Proteins from one Erythrolamprus reginae isolate rEryReg1 chromosome 6, rEryReg1.hap1, whole genome shotgun sequence genomic window:
- the SSTR3 gene encoding somatostatin receptor type 3: protein MDNFNFTTTLSFWQENSTTSGAAFLSGNLSLASSLGLDISGVLIPLVYLIVCVVGLAGNSLVIYVVLCHSVSESVTNIYIFNLALADELFMLGLPFLAAQNALSYWPFGSFMCRLVMAVDAINQFTSIFCLTVMSIDRYLAVVHPLKSSKWRTVRVAKTVSATVWVISSVVVLPVVVFSEVPHGMSTCHIKWPEPAQVWKAGFIIYTATLGFFGPLLVICLCYLLIVVKVRSSGRKVRALTAKRKRSERRITRMVVIVVAVFVLCWLPFYMLNIINVIWTLPEEPSLFGIYFLVVVLPYANSCTNPIIYGFLSYRFKQGFRKAILRPSRRVQNQEVAMATTADNMEEEEEGEEEEEEMLAKVKEISKITQNGNGGLPENEPASEPGRSSEHKPNTEEPISGEKPNIVNISCL from the coding sequence ATGGACAATTTCAACTTCACCACCACATTGTCATTTTGGCAAGAGAATTCAACAACTTCTGGTGCAGCCTTTCTTTCTGGAAATTTATCCCTAGCTTCTAGTCTGGGCCTAGATATTAGTGGTGTCCTTATTCCTCTGGTATATCTCATTGTCTGTGTTGTAGGACTAGCTGGAAATTCTCTCGTCATTTATGTGGTTCTGTGCCATTCGGTGAGCGAATCGGTGACTAACATCTATATCTTCAACTTGGCACTGGCAGATGAACTCTTTATGCTTGGCCTCCCCTTCTTGGCAGCACAAAATGCTTTATCCTATTGGCCTTTCGGCTCATTTATGTGCCGTCTAGTGATGGCGGTGGATGCCATAAACCAATTTACTAGTATTTTCTGCCTCACCGTGATGAGCATTGACCGCTATCTGGCTGTGGTGCACCCTTTGAAATCCTCAAAATGGCGGACAGTCCGAGTCGCCAAGACTGTCAGTGCCACCGTGTGGGTAATCTCATCTGTGGTGGTGCTGCCTGTGGTAGTGTTTTCAGAAGTCCCTCATGGTATGAGTACATGCCACATTAAATGGCCAGAACCTGCTCAAGTATGGAAAGCTGGTTTCATCATCTACACAGCGACACTCGGCTTCTTCGGGCCACTGCTGGTTATCTGCTTGTGTTACCTGCTTATTGTTGTCAAGGTTCGTTCATCAGGCAGAAAAGTGCGAGCGCTGACGGCTAAACGCAAACGTTCCGAACGGAGGATCACACGCATGGTAGTAATTGTGGTGGCGGTCTTTGTACTCTGTTGGCTACCTTTCTATATGCTCAACATCATCAACGTCATCTGGACTTTGCCTGAGGAACCATCACTCTTTGGTATTTACTTTCTGGTTGTTGTCCTGCCTTATGCCAACAGTTGCACAAACCCTATCATCTATGGCTTCCTCTCCTATCGGTTCAAACAGGGTTTTCGCAAAGCCATCTTGAGACCTTCCCGCCGAGTACAGAACCAAGAAGTAGCCATGGCAACAACTGCAGATAatatggaagaagaggaggagggggaggaggaagaagaagaaatgttaGCTAAAGTAAAGGAGATCAGCAAGATTACCCAAAATGGTAATGGAGGACTGCCAGAGAATGAACCTGCCAGTGAGCCAGGAAGAAGCAGTGAACATAAGCCAAACACTGAAGAACCCATAAGTGGTGAGAAGCCCAACATAGTTAACATCAGCTGTTTATAG